In Planococcus versutus, the DNA window CTGCTTTCTGACTCGTTTGTGAAGCAAATGGATTTTGTTGTGCTACTTGTAAATTGGTAACTCCAACAACAGCACCAGAAGTTTCTTCTACAATTTCTGTTACATCTGAAGTGACGACTGTCGAACTCGTTTGTAATCCACTAACTCCCTGATTGTGTGATGTTGCTGCAACACTCTCAATTTCTCCATCTGTTACACTTGGTAAAATTACACCTACCAATAAGGCACCTGCAATCAATCCTGTAAAGCTAGAAGCAAAGTATCCTTTTTTACTCTTTTCTGATTTTGACGAATTATAATACCCCATTTTTATACACTCCCTATTCTGTCAACTTATTGACAATTTTGTATGACTCGGTTTTTTCTGCTAACCATTCAGCGTATTTTGTACTTAATGCTTCATCAAATAAAATTTTGTTAATTTCTTCTTTACTGTTTGCTAAAGTAGCTTTAGCTGCCTCTGTTTTATTAGTTACTTGAATGATATGAAAACCGAAATCTGTTTTTACAGGCTCACTGATTTCATCTGCTTTCATACTAAATGCAGCTTCTTCAAATTCCGGCGCCATTTCACCTATACCAAATTCACCCAATGCTCCACCATTTTCAGCATTACTTGTGTCTGTCGAATATTCGGCTGCTAGTTTGGCAAAGTCGCCACCCTCGTCCAATTTTGCTTTTACTTTGTCTGCTTGCTCTTGTGTTTCAACTACTATATGATTTGCTTCTACTGTTGAAGCTTGTTCGAATGTTGCTTTGTTGTCTTCGAAATAAGTACTGATTTGCTCATCTGTTATGTTGATCTCTGGTCCGACTATTTTTTCAACTTTTAAATACGTTTTTATTTCGTCTTTTAAACTTTCGACTGTCATGCCACTAGCTGCGAGAGTTTCTTTTAAAGCTTCCGTCCCACCGTAATTTTCTTCGTATACAGTCAGTTCTGCATCGACTTCTTCCTGCGTTACTTTAACGTCAGCTTGATCGGCTTCTTGGTTGACCACTTCGTTGGAAATCATCATATCCAGTGTCGCTGCTCCAGAAGACGCCACTAGTTTTTCATATAAAGCATCTTTTGTTATTTCTTTATCTCCTACTGTAGCTACTGTTTCATCGCCATTAAAAGCAGCCAATATAAAAATAGCGGTTGCCGCTAATGCACCAATCGAAATATAGATTATTTTCTTCATAGTCATTACCTCTTTTCCTATTCGTTAGTCATAGCATACCAAGCAATTATGAATAAACTATGACTAGAGTTTTAACAAAGATGCAACGTTTTCTATATAAAAAATGAGCTGGGAATGATATCCCTAGCTCATTTTTTGTGTGGCAATTGAATAGCAAATTTCGTTCCTTGACCTTTTTGACTTTCAACATGTATTTCCCCATCGTGGAGTGTGACTAATTGTTTAACAATGGATAAGCCAAGTCCAAACTGCCCACTGCCACGCGACAAGTCCGCTTTGTAAAAGCGTCGCCAGACGAGATCCATTTCTTCTACATCAATTCCAGCTCCATCGTCTACTATTGTGATTTCCATCTGGTTTTGTTTAGAATGCGTCGAGATTGTAATCGTGCCATTGTCAGTAAATTGAATGGCATTTTTGACGATATTCATCAAAATTTGAATCAAGCGATCCATATCTCCGTAAATCATATCTCCTGGGTTTGTCCGAATGATAATTTGGTCGCCTTTTTCTTTTGCTTGCAAATAAAGCTGTTCTTGAATAATCTCCAAAAGTTCATCCGCTTCGATTTCTTCTTTTGTCAACGTTACTTGATTGGATCTAATTTTTTCGTAATCTAAGTTTTCATTCACTAAACGCATAAGTCGTTTTGTTTCTTCACTTGCTAAGCGAATGCCTTTTTCTCGCTGATCTTCTTCAATCATGTTATTTCGCAGACCTTCCATAATTCCTGCAATGGTTGTTAACGGCGTTCGCATCTCATGTGAAACGTCTGCCATGAATTGACGACGCCGATTTTCAAGTCGATCAATTTCTTCATTTGATTGCTGAAGCTTGACTGCCATTTTATTAAAGTCATGTGCCAAATCACCAAATTCATCAAAATTCGATTCCGGCAAATTCACATCGTAATGGCCTTCGCTAATCATCGAAGTTGCTTTTCGCATATGTTCGATTCGGCTAACATGCAATTTTGACAATCCTAAACTTAGGAGCAGTGCTATGGCCAGCGCAATTAAAATCGTTGTAACCAAGGTTTTGTTTAACTCGGCAATCATTTCGCTTACACCACTAATCGGCGAAGCCAGTAGAACCCCACCAGCCAATTGACCATTTTCAAAATACGGCATCGCCACAAATGTCACAGACAATTCAAAACGCTCAACATCGCGATTAACAATCAACGTCTCGCCTCGTTCGATCACATTCCATTCTTCTGTTGTCAGTTCCACAGGTGGAAAAGAACCTGATACAGGATATAAAATACGACTTTCTTGATCAAAGACGATAAAACTGATATTTTGCGCTTTCAAGATGGAGACAAAGGATTGCAAATCTTTTCCTGGACGTGTGTGTTCGAGCTCTTTAATAATTTGGCTACCGTATGCTTCAAGTTCTTCTGCTTTTTCATTGTAGGCAAAGTCATCAACATAACGGACGAATAAAATACTCAAAATCAAAAAAGCAATTAACAATATACTCATATGACTGGCAATTAGCTGATAAAAATACTTAATCCGCGTGTTCTTCAAATTTATAGCCAACTCCCCATACTGTATGGAACAGCTTGTCCCCGTCATTTATTTTTTTACGCAAGCGTTTTATGTGAACATCAACCGTTCGTTCATCCCCATAAAACTGATAACCCCAAACTTGTTCTAATAATTGTTCGCGGCTGAACACTTGCTTTGGATGTTGCAGAAAAAATACTAGTAAATCAAATTCTTTAGGTGTCAGGCTATCCACTTCTTGACCATCTTTTAAAATATCACGTGTTTCTTTATTGACTGTAAAATAAACGGTTTGAATCAAATCGGACACTGGTTCTATTTTCTGTGTGCGACGTGTGACAGCTTTAATACGCGCCATTAAGGTTAATGGACTAAATGGTTTTGTCACATAGTCATCTGCCCCCATTTCAAATCCAATGACTTGATCGGATTCACTATCTTTTGCAGTCAGCATAATGATTGGGACAGAACTTCCTTCTTCTCGAATTTTTCGACACAGCGCAATGCCATCCATCCCCGGAAGCATCCAGTCTAAAATGAGCAAATCGTATTCGCCTGCTTTGTATTTCCGGTAACCTTCTAACCCATCTGCTGCAAAGTCTCCGGTAATCCCTTCTTTTGAAAAAAACAGTTCTAGCATCGAACTGACACTTGGATTGTCTTCTACTACCAATATTTTCATCCCGCACCTCCGGTTATCTTTCTCTTAAAGTTAAATGACAAATTCAAATGAAGCAAGAAAATTGAAAAAACTGCTCTAGAGGTCATTAACATGACGTTCGAGAACAGTCTTTTTGTTTCTTTTTAGCCTTGATCAAGCTTTTTTTCACGGTTTTTTAGTTTCACAAACAAGGCACCGATCATATCGTAGTCAATATCGATGTTGTTTTCATAGGCATACTTCACGCCATAGCCGAGTGCTAACGTCATAGATGATGCTACGGTTCCTCCGATAACAGATCCTGCTCCCGGAATGAATTTCAGAGCTTGGCGATAAATTGTGTGACCAATGGTTTGTGTCGCAGTGACAACAATCATATCTTTCGCTGCTTTTTTAGTTAAGGGCTTATCGTAAAGGTTTGATAATTTGATGATCAATCCGACTTGCAAGGTTGTCAATGGCAATACGTCAGAGCCTGGAATTGGTGAAGCTCCAATGATACCTGCTGAAACACCAGCTCCAATGATCCAGCGATTTGCAGCGGTAGATTTTCCTTTCATGCTTTTGGCGAAGAGTATGTCTTTACCCTTCTTTTCGAGCAAAAAAAGAATTTCCTTCTTTAACGTTTCCAAGTTTTCTTCTGTTTTTGAAGAAATCGGAATTACTTTGTATTTATTCGCCGTATGATCTTGAATAAACTTAACAATCGATGGGATGTTTTCAGCGGCATCAATTTTATTTAAGACAATCAAAATGTCTTTATTGTGCTTTTCAATTTCGTTGAATTTTTCTTTTTCGCTTTCTGAAAACACCGTGCCTGCTGCGTTTAAGAAAAATAAAATCACATCAGATTTCTGAACAAATTCCAGTGTTTTTTTAGGGTTTTCGTCATTTGGATCATTTAATCCAGGAGTGTCCATAAATTTGATATTTTCGAGGCCTTTAATGTTATAAGGGTCTACGCTAACTGTTTCTCCTGGCATCGGGTTAGTACTAGCAATGTCTTCACCGATGATTTTGTTGATGGTAGAAGATTTCCCTGCATTTACTTCTCCAATTAACGAAATTAACAAGTCTTGCTCAAGTGTATCGTTCACTTTCTTCATCTCATTTTCAAACATTTCATCCATTGCTTGTATTACTTCTTTTTCAAATTCCCTTACCATAGACTGTTTCTCTCCTTTATCCATACTTACTAATCACTTTAACAGCTTTTGTTTAAGTATAACGGTTATTACTCTGTGTATTCTTTTAATAAGGTATCGGCATAGTTCATCAATGTTTCGGTGTCATGAATATGTTTTTTTGCTTCGCCATTTTTACTACGTTTTTCCATTGTTTTCAAATCGTATAATACTTCCGGCAATTTGGCTCCGGGCGCTTTATAAAATTGCTCAGACTGAATATAAGAGCCTCCAGGTAAATAATAACGCATTCCTACTAAATTCTTTTTATACTCAAACAGATTATGTCCCATCATTGGAAAGTCGTGATCGATGCCCAGTAAAGCCAACAAAGTTGGCATCACATCCGTTTGCCCACCAAGACGCGTCATTTCTGTTTTTTCAAAAAGATTGCCGCCTGTGAACAGTAACGGAACAGCATATTGATCTTTCAACGAATAGTCGTGTCCTAAGAAATTACTTAATAACCGCTGATCTTCTTCGGTCACTAAGCTGCCATGCATACCTGAATGATCTCCTATAATCGCGATTAGCGATTCATCATAAATTCCTTGATTTTTTAGTTTT includes these proteins:
- a CDS encoding GTPase → MVREFEKEVIQAMDEMFENEMKKVNDTLEQDLLISLIGEVNAGKSSTINKIIGEDIASTNPMPGETVSVDPYNIKGLENIKFMDTPGLNDPNDENPKKTLEFVQKSDVILFFLNAAGTVFSESEKEKFNEIEKHNKDILIVLNKIDAAENIPSIVKFIQDHTANKYKVIPISSKTEENLETLKKEILFLLEKKGKDILFAKSMKGKSTAANRWIIGAGVSAGIIGASPIPGSDVLPLTTLQVGLIIKLSNLYDKPLTKKAAKDMIVVTATQTIGHTIYRQALKFIPGAGSVIGGTVASSMTLALGYGVKYAYENNIDIDYDMIGALFVKLKNREKKLDQG
- a CDS encoding sensor histidine kinase, whose amino-acid sequence is MSILLIAFLILSILFVRYVDDFAYNEKAEELEAYGSQIIKELEHTRPGKDLQSFVSILKAQNISFIVFDQESRILYPVSGSFPPVELTTEEWNVIERGETLIVNRDVERFELSVTFVAMPYFENGQLAGGVLLASPISGVSEMIAELNKTLVTTILIALAIALLLSLGLSKLHVSRIEHMRKATSMISEGHYDVNLPESNFDEFGDLAHDFNKMAVKLQQSNEEIDRLENRRRQFMADVSHEMRTPLTTIAGIMEGLRNNMIEEDQREKGIRLASEETKRLMRLVNENLDYEKIRSNQVTLTKEEIEADELLEIIQEQLYLQAKEKGDQIIIRTNPGDMIYGDMDRLIQILMNIVKNAIQFTDNGTITISTHSKQNQMEITIVDDGAGIDVEEMDLVWRRFYKADLSRGSGQFGLGLSIVKQLVTLHDGEIHVESQKGQGTKFAIQLPHKK
- a CDS encoding peptidylprolyl isomerase, which translates into the protein MKKIIYISIGALAATAIFILAAFNGDETVATVGDKEITKDALYEKLVASSGAATLDMMISNEVVNQEADQADVKVTQEEVDAELTVYEENYGGTEALKETLAASGMTVESLKDEIKTYLKVEKIVGPEINITDEQISTYFEDNKATFEQASTVEANHIVVETQEQADKVKAKLDEGGDFAKLAAEYSTDTSNAENGGALGEFGIGEMAPEFEEAAFSMKADEISEPVKTDFGFHIIQVTNKTEAAKATLANSKEEINKILFDEALSTKYAEWLAEKTESYKIVNKLTE
- a CDS encoding response regulator transcription factor: MKILVVEDNPSVSSMLELFFSKEGITGDFAADGLEGYRKYKAGEYDLLILDWMLPGMDGIALCRKIREEGSSVPIIMLTAKDSESDQVIGFEMGADDYVTKPFSPLTLMARIKAVTRRTQKIEPVSDLIQTVYFTVNKETRDILKDGQEVDSLTPKEFDLLVFFLQHPKQVFSREQLLEQVWGYQFYGDERTVDVHIKRLRKKINDGDKLFHTVWGVGYKFEEHAD